In Streptomyces nojiriensis, the sequence CGTGCAGTGCCGGGAGGAGGTGGCCGCGTTGCGCGAGATGGAGGCGGCTCTGGGCGAGGTGCCCGACGAGGCGTTCCTCGACGGACCGCCGCAGGGCGGTGACCTGCTGCTCCAGCGCACCCTGCGGCAGATGCGCGGGGAGCGGGCCGGTGATTCGCGCAGGCGCGCGGGGCTCGCGGGACTGGCGGTGGCCGCTTCGCTGGCCGCCGTGTTCTGGGCCGGTACCCAGCTGGGTACGGGCGATCCGGATGCCGTCGCGCTGCCGGTGCCGCCGTCCCCGACGGCCACGGCGAACCCTTCGCCGCCGCCCGCCGGGACCAAGACGCTCTCGGCGACCGATCAGGCCTCGGGGGCGCGGATGACCGTGCAGATGACGCCCGCCATGAAGTGGGTGCGGGTGCGCGCGGCGGTCACGGGAGTGCCGCCGGGTGAACGGTGCAGGCTGATCGTGGTCTCCAAGAACGGCACGCGCACCACAGCCGGCGGCTGGGTCGTGGGCGGCCAGGAGAACGGCGAGGGCAAGGGCGCGGCGCTGGACGGATCGGCTGCCGTGGACCCGGCGGACGTCAAGGCGATCCTGGTCGAGAACGAGTCGGGCCGGATGTTCGTGTCCGTACCCGTCTGACCGGAGCGCGGGCGGGAACGTGACGGAGCCCGGGAGCATATCCAGCTCCCGGGCTCCTGTGTGCCACCCAATTGCGCACACCGGCACGTTTAAGAGTCGCGGATCATTCTTAGATCGACGTGTTCTACCTTTGAACTACCGCGCCATGAGGAGAGGCACAGAGGGGACTTGAACCCCTATCCATCGATGATCGTCCACGCTCGGTCGATCCGGTGTTCGGCGGCGAATACTGAGACTGGAGCGATAATCTGAGATTGAAGGGCCGCCTCTACCAGCTTGGGCCACCCCGGCTCGGTAATGCCGGGGGAGGGATTCGAACCCCCAACTGACACCCTCGTTCAGCTTCAACATCAGTTTCAGCTTGCGCTCTCGCGCACCCCCTGCAGACATACAGAGGGAGTCTTCGGGGCTACTTGAACAAGTAGCCGAACACCGCGTCGCCGACCCGCTGGTCGGTGACCTCGGCGCTGTTGGCCTCCTCGCGGGCGAACTTGACGGCCTGCTGGAGCTTCTCCACGCGGTCGATCAGCTCGTTGACCCGTCGGGCGGGCAGCGCACCGGAGAACTTCACGGTCGTCCAGTACCCGACCGGAACGTCCTCGTAGTACACCTCGACCTGCGCCGGGTGCTTCTCGGTGGCCTCGGCCTTCACGTGGTTGCGCGGCACCTTCTTGGTACGGATCGTGCGCACCGGGTCCGTCTTCCAGGAGTCCGTGGACGGGTCCAGGTTCCAGGATTCGGAGGCGTCCAGCACCGGCAGCTTCCGCACGAAGGTGTGCATGTCGGTGAGCTGCTTCTCCAGGAAGAGCAGGTAGGGCACGGGCACCTGCGCCAGCAGGACCGTCCCGTCCACGACGACATCGGCGGCCGCGGTGCGGTTGGCCCAGTCCTTGGTGGCCGTCACGTCGAACAGCCGCGTCAGGGTCCCCGCCGTCGCCCGCAGCACGTCCTCGGCCTTGACCTGCACCCGGGTGGACTCGGGCGGCAGCTGCTCGCCCTCCTCGTCCTTGGGCTGGTAGGTCCGGGAGATTCCGGCCAGCAGGGCGGGCTTCTGGACGTCGTGGTGAGCCTGGGTGAGCTCCTGGAGGGACTTGGACTTGACGCCCTTTTCCACTGCGATGATCTGATTCAGCTTCGGCACGTGATCAACCTAGCAGCCGATTGTCCGATCATTCACCGGGATTTCCGGCACGTGCGCCCGGTCCAGCAGCCGGCGCATGTCCTGCGGCGGAAGCGCGGGGTTGGCGGCCGCGGCCGCCGCGGTGTGCGGGTCGGCGAGCAGTTCGCGGATCCGGGCCACGGGGAGCCGGGGGTCCCGGGCGGCAGCCCCGCGCGTATCGGGGTCCCGGCTGAGGCGGTCGAGGAGTTCCGGTTTCATGCCGGGGTCGCGCAGGGCCAGCCGCCGGCGTTCCGGGTCGGGCGAGTCGCCGAAGCGGGCGGCGAGCCCGGCGGCGGGGAAGCCCGGCCGGGTGACGAGCATGCCCACGGCGCGGTGGGTGCCGTTCAGGTAGAGGTCGAGGAGCAGCTCGGGCGGCGGTTCCGGGTGGAACTCCGCGAGCAGCAGGCGTACGGCGAAGTCCGGGTCCCGCGCCAGCAGTTCGACGGCGTCGGCCGGCAGGCCGGGGCAGACCGCGGCGCTGCGCCGCAGCCAGGTGTGCGCCGAGCGGGCACACCGCCGCAGGAACTCGGCGTCCTCGCGGCGCTCCCACACCCAGTCGAGGGCGGGCAGCCGCTCCTCGGCGTCCACGGTGTAATCGATGGCGGCGCGCTCGGACTCGCTCAGCTCGGGACGGGCGGAGACCCGGAGCCGGACCTGCGGATCCGGATCGACTGCCAGGCGCGCCACCAGGTCGGGCGGCAGGGTGGGGTTGGCGGCGACCGCCGCGAGCCGTCCGCCCTCGGCGACCACGCGTTCGGCGAGCTCCCGGGTGAGCCGGCCGGTCTCCAGGATGTCGATCACCTGCCACGAGTCGCCCAGTTCCCCGACCAGCCAGGTGGTCGCTTCTTCGTCCTCGTGGCAGATGCGCGCGGCGGCTTCCCGCCGGACGCCGGGATCCTCGTCGTGCAGGAGCCGTTCGCGGGTCTGCCGCGCGAGCCGGTCCCAGGCACGGCAGGACGCCCGGCGGAACAGGGGGTCCTCATGGTCCGCGAGGGGCGCCAGGATGTGGTGGGGCGTCGCGCCCGACGCGACCAGTTCGTAGGGCACCAGGGGGTGCGGGTGGGCCAGCAGCCGTGCGTACGCGTGGTCGGGCAGGGGTTCCGCCCGCCGTCGGTACGCTTCGGGACCCATGGCGAGCGCGAGGACGATGCGCGGATCGGGATCGTCGAGCAGCCGGGCGCGCTGGCCGGGGTCGGCCTCGGCGTTCTCCGCGAAGGCGCACCGCACCCGGCGGTCCGGGTGCACGAGGATCGCGTCGACCACCTCCGGCGGCAGGACGGTCCGCCGGGGAACCACCCATCGCACCCACTCGTCTTCGAGGCCGAGCAGCCGGAGCAGCACGTCCGGCGGTGCCGCTGTGTTCAGCAGGAGCCCGTGCAGCAGCCCCGTCCACGGGTCGTCCATGCCCGGCCCCTCCCCCGTTGATCCGAAGCGGGCAGCGTAACAAGGAAGCCCACAGCCGGACCGATCATCACATTGCGGTCCATGACATCCTGTGACGTCATGACTCGCCGGACGTATCGGCGGACGTCCGGGGAATTTGGGGAAGGTCCATGAGGCTCTGCTTCCTGGTGGAGGAGCACTACCGCCACGACGGCATGCCGAACGAGGTGATCCGGCAGCTGACCGCGTGGGGGCACAGCGTGGACGTCGTGCGGCCGGGCGGCTCGCTGCTGCGCATGACCGAGGTGGTGGACGCGGGTGCGCACGACGCGTGGGTCCTCAAGACGGTCTCGGGCGGCCCGGGTCTGACGCTGCTCGAAGCGGCCGCCGCGGCCGGGACGACCACCGTCAACGACGCCCGGTCGATCCGGGGCGTACGGGACAAGGCGCTGGCCGCCGCCCTCGGGCGGGGCCGGGGGCTCCCGCTGCCGCCGACGTACGCCGTGGCCCGCCCCGAGCTGCTCAGGGAGATACCGGCGGCGGAGTACCCGCTCGTCGTCAAGCCCGCCGACGGCAGTTCGGGGCGGGCCGTGCACCTGGTGTCCTCGCCGGAGCGGCTGGAGTCGCTGCTGCCCGTGCTCGCGGGCGAGGGCCTGCTCATCGCCCAGCCGTACGTGCCCAACTCGGGCACGGACATCAAGGTGTACGCGGTCGGCGGGGAGCTGTTCGCGACCGAGCGGTGCTCGCCGCTGCACCCGGACCCCTCGGTACGGGAGCGCCGCGTGCCGCTGTCGGCCGAGGTGGCGGCGATCGCCGCCCAGGTGGGGGCGGTCTACGGGCTGGACCTGTACGGCGTGGACGTACTGCTGGGCCCGGACGGGCCGGTGGTCGTCGACGTGAACGACTTCCCGAGCTTCCGCCAGGTGCCGGACGCGGCCGCGCGGGTGGCGCGGGCGGTCCTGGAGCTGGCGCGGGCGGGCGGCTCCACGCAGCCGCCGGCGCCCGTGGCGCTGCCGTACCCGCTGCCCCTGTCGATCCCGGCGCAGGTCTCGGCCGTGGGGGGCGACGGCGCGTGAAGATCGGCCTGATCACCCCGGAACCCGGGCATCCGCTGCTGGCGGACACCACGGCCCTGCTCGCCCCGGAACACGAGGTCGAAGCCCTCGATCCGGTCACCCTCGGGGACGTGCCGCTGCCGCTCGCCGAGGTGTACCTGCTGAAGTCGCGGACACCGCACGCCCTGGGCCTCGCGCGCTACCTGGAACGGCGGGGAGCGATCGTGGTGAACTCCGCCTCCGCCACCGCGCTGTGCCAGGACCGCACGGCGATGGCCGAGCTCGCCCTGCGGGCCGGACTGCCCTTCGCCGCGACCCGTACGCACGACTCCTTCGGGGTGTGGGCGGCCGGGGCCCGGCTCGACGCCCCCGTGGTGGTCAAGAGCCGGTACAGCCGGCGGGGCGACCTCGTCGCCCGCGTCGACGACGTGGCACGCCTGCGGGAGTTGGCGCGGGACCGGCCGCACGAGCCGGTCGTGGTGCAGGAGTACGCGCCCAACAGCGGCTGGGACCACAAGCTGTGGGCCATAGGGGACCAGGTCTTCTCGGCCCTGCGCCGGTCCGAGCTGTCCCCCGGGGGCCGCGGCCCCACCCGTCCCCTGCCCCTGGCGGAACTGCCGTCCGGCTGGGCCGATCTGGTGCGCGAGGCGGGCGCGGTGTTCGCACTGGAGGTCTACGGCGTGGACATCATCGACACCGGCGGCGGAACACCGCTGATCGTGGACATCAACGCCTTCCCCGGTGTCCGGGGCCAGGCCGGCGCCCCGGAGGCCCTCGCGGCACTGGCCCTGCGCCGGGCCGCGGGGCGTGTCTAGGGGGTGTCCTGCCGGTCGGGCACGTCCGGACGGGGGAATGCGCCAGGCGTGACGGCCGTGGCCCGGTGTCGTGGCACGGAGGGGCGGCGGGCGCCGTGAGGATCGGGGCATGGGCGTCGTACTGCCGGTCCTCTTCGCGCTGTTCGCGGCGTTCAGCAACGCGCTCGCCACCGTGCTCCAGCGGCGCGCCGCGCTCACCGTGCCGCAGAGCGACGGCTTCCGCCTCGGTCTGGTCCTCGATCTGCTGCGGCGCCCGCTGTGGATCGGCGGCATCCTGGCCGTGATCGCGGCGGGGGTCGGGCAGGCCCTCGCGCTGGCCACCGGCGCGCTGGCGCTCGTACAGCCGCTGTTCGTGCTGGAGCTGCCGCTCGCACTGCTGATCGCCTCACTGATGACGCGCCGGCGGCTGCCGCGGGCGATGTGGCTGGCCGTGGCGGGGGTGGTGGCGGGGCTCGGGGTCGCGCTCGTGGCCGCCTCGCCCATGGGCAACCGGACGCACGTGCCGCCGGAGCGCTGGGTGGTGGCCCTGTCGGCGTGCGCGGTCGTCGTGGCCGCCCTGGCAGTGGCCGGGCTGCGCCTGCCGCCCGGCCGTGCCCGGGCCGGCTGCCTCGGTGCCGCCACCGCCGTCTGCTACGCGCTCACCGCCGCGCTGATGAAGTCCGCCGTGCACGTCCTCGACGACGACGGCTTCGTCGCCTTCCTGACGACCTGGGAGACGTACGCCTTCGGGGCGAGCGGCATCTGCGCCCTGCTCCTGCTGGAACACGCCATGCAGGGCGGCCCGCTGGTCGCCTCGCAGCCCGCGCTGACCCTGGGCGACGCGAGCATCAGCATCGCGCTCGGGGTGGTGCTGTACGAGGAGCACCTGCGGTCGGGCTGGTGGCTGCTCCCCCAGCTGCTGGGCATCGCCCTGATCTGTGCGGGCGTCCTGGCACTGGCCCGGGCCGGGGAGGGCGCGCCGTGAGGCCCGGTAGCCTGCGGGTCGGTCGAGCGGAGGGCGGGATCCATGCGAGCGGTGGTCTTCGAGCGGTACGGCGAGCAGGCCGAGGTGCGGGAGGTGGCGGAGCCGGCTCCGCCGGCGGGCGGGGTGGTGGTGCGGGTGGAGGCCACCGGGCTGTGCCGCAGCGACTGGCACGGCTGGATGGGGCACGACCCGGACATCGTGCTGCCGCACGTCCCCGGGCACGAACTCGCGGGTGTGGTCGAGGCCGTGGGGACCGGCGTCGTGAACTGGCGGGTCGGCGACCGGGTCACGGCGCCGTTCGTGTGCGCCTGCGGCAGCTGCGCCGACTGCGCGGCCGGTGACCACCAGGTGTGCGCGCGGCAGACGCAGCCGGGGTTCACGCACTGGGGGTCCTTCGCCGAGTACGTGGCCCTGGACCATGCCGACGTGAACCTGGTGGCCGTGCCGGAGGAGCTCTCGTACGCGACGGCGGCCGGTCTCGGCTGCCGTTTCGCGACGGCGTTCCGGGCGGTGGTGGCGCGGGGCCGGGTGGCGGCGGGCGAATGGGTGGCCGTGCACGGCTGCGGCGGGGTCGGGCTCTCCGCCGTGATGATCGCGACGGCGGCCGGGGCCCGAGTGGTCGCCGTGGACACGGCGCCGGGGGCGCTGGATCTGGCACGGAAGTTCGGCGCCGTGCACTGCGTGGACGCCCGGGACGGCGCCGACACCGCGCGGGCCGTCCGGGAGGCGACCGGCGGGGGCGCGCACCTGTCCCTCGACGCGCTGGGCTCACCGGCGACGGCGGCGTCCTCGGTGGCCGGGCTGCGGCGGCGCGGGCGGCACGTACAGGTGGGACTGCTGCCGGCGGCGGCCGGCGCGGCGGCCCTGCCGATGGACCGGGTGATCGGCTGGGAGCTGGAGGTCCTCGGGAGCCACGGCATGGCGGCGCACGCCTACCCGCCGATGATGGAGATGGTCCGCGGCGGGGTACTGCGGCCGGACCTGCTGGTCACCTCGACGATCCCGCTCGACGCGGCCCCGGCGGCGCTGGCCGCGATGGGCACGGCGGCCGGGCGCGGGGTCACGATCATCCTCCCCGGCTCCTAGGCCGGGGGCCTCGGTGGTGCGGGCGGTGCGACCCCGGCGGATCCGGGGAGGCCGGGGCCGGGGCCGGCGCCGCGTGCTCGGCTCCGGGAGCCGCCCCACCGCGCCCGACCCCGGCCCCGCCGGGTCAGGCCGACGGCAGCGGGGTCCGCGCGTACGCGCCCGACAGCAGGTGGCCCGCCCCCGGTGCCACCGCGTCCAGGTCCAGGGACCGCAGCATCTGGTGGGCCGTACAGACCGCCGCGGACACCACCGGCTTGCCCAGGAGCTGCTCGGCCTCCTCGATGGCGCCGAGCGAGGGCATCTGCACGCACGCCGAGAGCACGACCGCGTCGGCGTCGGCGTAGTCCAGGGCCCGCGCGAGACCCGGCAGCCGGGCCGGGTCGTGGGCGGCCACGTCGAGGTTGTCGGGGATCTCGAGGGCCTGGTGGTCGAGTACCTCGATGCCCTCGTGCGTCAGGTAGTCCACGACGGTCCGCGTGAGCGGGCGCATGTAGGGGGCCAGCAGCACGATCTTCCGGGCACCGATGGTGTGCAGCCCGTGGACGAGGGCTCCGGCGCTGGTGACGACCGGGGCGGGCGCGCCGTTCTCGGCGGTCCGGGTGTGCAGGCGCTTCTCCGAGGTGCGGTGGTAGCCGAGGCCCATGCTCATGATGGCCACCAGGCAGGCGTAGCCCAGTACGTCGACCCGGGCGTCGGAGAGTTCCGCGGCGCAGCGGTCGGAGTCGGCGTCCATGGCCTTCAGTTGTTCCGGGGTCACATGGGTCATGCGCATCCGGCTGGAGTGGAAGGTGAAGCGCTCGTCGGGTACGACGGCCTGGCGGGCCCGGAGGATGGCCGGGACCTCCGTTTCCATGGTGACGTTGGAACTCGGCACGATCTGGCCGATGCGGTAGGTGCGGGGTGACACGGGTACTCCTTGTGGGCCGGGCGGATCAGCGGGCGTCGACGACGGGGTTGGTGAGGGTGCCGATGCCTTCGACGGTGGCCTCGACGGTGTCACCG encodes:
- a CDS encoding zf-HC2 domain-containing protein, translated to MNRQRHEEELLGPYVLGVLDTEEIRRVEEHTSGCVQCREEVAALREMEAALGEVPDEAFLDGPPQGGDLLLQRTLRQMRGERAGDSRRRAGLAGLAVAASLAAVFWAGTQLGTGDPDAVALPVPPSPTATANPSPPPAGTKTLSATDQASGARMTVQMTPAMKWVRVRAAVTGVPPGERCRLIVVSKNGTRTTAGGWVVGGQENGEGKGAALDGSAAVDPADVKAILVENESGRMFVSVPV
- a CDS encoding DMT family transporter; translated protein: MGVVLPVLFALFAAFSNALATVLQRRAALTVPQSDGFRLGLVLDLLRRPLWIGGILAVIAAGVGQALALATGALALVQPLFVLELPLALLIASLMTRRRLPRAMWLAVAGVVAGLGVALVAASPMGNRTHVPPERWVVALSACAVVVAALAVAGLRLPPGRARAGCLGAATAVCYALTAALMKSAVHVLDDDGFVAFLTTWETYAFGASGICALLLLEHAMQGGPLVASQPALTLGDASISIALGVVLYEEHLRSGWWLLPQLLGIALICAGVLALARAGEGAP
- a CDS encoding maleate cis-trans isomerase family protein yields the protein METEVPAILRARQAVVPDERFTFHSSRMRMTHVTPEQLKAMDADSDRCAAELSDARVDVLGYACLVAIMSMGLGYHRTSEKRLHTRTAENGAPAPVVTSAGALVHGLHTIGARKIVLLAPYMRPLTRTVVDYLTHEGIEVLDHQALEIPDNLDVAAHDPARLPGLARALDYADADAVVLSACVQMPSLGAIEEAEQLLGKPVVSAAVCTAHQMLRSLDLDAVAPGAGHLLSGAYARTPLPSA
- a CDS encoding ATP-grasp domain-containing protein; the protein is MRLCFLVEEHYRHDGMPNEVIRQLTAWGHSVDVVRPGGSLLRMTEVVDAGAHDAWVLKTVSGGPGLTLLEAAAAAGTTTVNDARSIRGVRDKALAAALGRGRGLPLPPTYAVARPELLREIPAAEYPLVVKPADGSSGRAVHLVSSPERLESLLPVLAGEGLLIAQPYVPNSGTDIKVYAVGGELFATERCSPLHPDPSVRERRVPLSAEVAAIAAQVGAVYGLDLYGVDVLLGPDGPVVVDVNDFPSFRQVPDAAARVARAVLELARAGGSTQPPAPVALPYPLPLSIPAQVSAVGGDGA
- a CDS encoding zinc-dependent alcohol dehydrogenase family protein gives rise to the protein MRAVVFERYGEQAEVREVAEPAPPAGGVVVRVEATGLCRSDWHGWMGHDPDIVLPHVPGHELAGVVEAVGTGVVNWRVGDRVTAPFVCACGSCADCAAGDHQVCARQTQPGFTHWGSFAEYVALDHADVNLVAVPEELSYATAAGLGCRFATAFRAVVARGRVAAGEWVAVHGCGGVGLSAVMIATAAGARVVAVDTAPGALDLARKFGAVHCVDARDGADTARAVREATGGGAHLSLDALGSPATAASSVAGLRRRGRHVQVGLLPAAAGAAALPMDRVIGWELEVLGSHGMAAHAYPPMMEMVRGGVLRPDLLVTSTIPLDAAPAALAAMGTAAGRGVTIILPGS
- a CDS encoding ATP-grasp domain-containing protein, which encodes MKIGLITPEPGHPLLADTTALLAPEHEVEALDPVTLGDVPLPLAEVYLLKSRTPHALGLARYLERRGAIVVNSASATALCQDRTAMAELALRAGLPFAATRTHDSFGVWAAGARLDAPVVVKSRYSRRGDLVARVDDVARLRELARDRPHEPVVVQEYAPNSGWDHKLWAIGDQVFSALRRSELSPGGRGPTRPLPLAELPSGWADLVREAGAVFALEVYGVDIIDTGGGTPLIVDINAFPGVRGQAGAPEALAALALRRAAGRV